In Cyprinus carpio isolate SPL01 chromosome B7, ASM1834038v1, whole genome shotgun sequence, a genomic segment contains:
- the LOC122137791 gene encoding uncharacterized protein LOC122137791, producing the protein MSGWYSMLTEVLACNACRKAAKESEEHSIGRFLSWDACILNQLSPAHRAVFPAVLTLRRGMDKQVIRLMRDRTEGNTMAKVWRQVLESHCEEYLQRKDLYTTLLSQYKKPGKITRNICQQFQLPPARRELPCPKLLRKAFLIAEAENIEDYRTQIMSSFGKVLKYDSTKKICKKLSGDGKGTAEWCTNVANELGQILTSVLTCEESLDKMRPMAEGLMERYRRADEAPPELMYVDRGCCRIHGVSSVEQLFSEWTDRGMLVRLDLSLDPSI; encoded by the exons ATGTCTGGCTGGTACTCCATGCTGACAGAAGTCCTGGCATGCAACGCTTGCAGAAAGGCTGCAAAGGAGTCAGAGGAACACTCCATCGGTCGGTTCCTCTCATGGGATGCGTGCATCCTTAACCAGCTCAGTCCAGCTCACAGAGCAGTGTTCCCAGCTGTCTTGACATTACG GCGTGGCATGGACAAGCAGGTTATCCGCCTGATGAGGGATCGCACCGAGGGCAACACCATGGCCAAGGTGTGGAGGCAGGTCCTGGAGAGTCACTGCGAGGAGTACCTGCAAAGAAAGGACTTGTACACCACCCTCCTCAGCCAGTACAAAAAACCTGGGAAGATCACAC GGAACATTTGCCAACAATTCCAGCTACCACCAGCGAGGAGAGAGCTGCCATGTCCGAAGCTGTTGAGAAAGGCCTTTCTCATTGCAGAGGCAGAAAACATCGAGGACTACCGCACACAGATTATGTCTTCTTTTGGCAAAGTCCTAAAGTACGACTCCACCAAAAAG ATCTGCAAGAAACTTTCCGGGGATGGAAAGGGCACGGCGGAATGGTGCACCAACGTGGCCAACGAGCTGGGCCAGATCCTCACGTCAGTCCTGACTTGTGAGGAGTCGCTGGACAAAATGCGGCCGATGGCTGAAGGCCTCATGGAGAGGTACAGGAGAGCTGACGAGGCACCTCCCGAGCTCATGTACGTGGATCGCGGCTGCTGTCGCATCCACGGCGTGTCTTCTGTGGAGCAGCTCTTCAGCGAGTGGACCGACAGGGGTATGCTGGTACGGCTCGATCTTTCATTGGATCCATCGATTTGA
- the LOC122137917 gene encoding uncharacterized protein LOC122137917 isoform X3 has protein sequence MDPLFPTLCILDTSVPQNRQQCLLKASKEAKALASRNTCYNRNKVQDKKTACEEAKKRCQPITLTPSEVQYLGQLQITFGKYNGQSFKWLVENDVGYIKYLLDMHIKERRHHERKASPDEWVKDLLLRYVQLFPQVSCHLEINVDRAIYGQGRFRSFTFLEMWQWYSLHKTLQADPQAGTDHERKMAQEAHCSVQQWLVMKAEDITTKSLKRFRQYILDKEKPPQDRDPPAAAASSSSSGSKGDGGWVDDALLVEALTSFERQAAGEAEGRKKYPDKETHPDPPQKPATDYVSPYTVSP, from the exons ATGGACCCCTTGTTTCCCACCTTGTGCATTTTAGACACAAGTGTGCCACAAAATAGGCAACAATGCCTTCTTAAGGCTTCAAAGGAGGCTAAGGCACTGGCATCCCGCAACACATGCTATAATAGAAACAAAGTCCAGGATAAAAAGACAGCTTGTGAGGAAG CCAAAAAGAGATGTCAGCCCATTACCTTGACTCCATCAGAGGTGCAGTACCTTGGCCAGCTCCAGATTACATTTGGCAAATACAACGGCCAAAGTTTTAAATGGCTGGTGGAGAACGATGTCGGCTACATTAAGTA TCTGCTAGATATGCACATAAAAGAACGCCGCCATCATGAAAGAAAAGCGAGCCCTGATGAGTGGGTGAAGGATCTCCTGCTGAGGTATGTGCAGCTGTTTCCACAGGTCTCCTGCCACCTCGAGATCAACGTGGACAGGGCCATTTATGGGCAGGGCCGCTTCAGGTCGTTTACATTCCTGGAGATGTGGCAGTGGTACAGCCTGCACAAGACTCTCCAGGCTGACCCGCAAGCTGGGACCGACCACGAGAGGAAAATGGCACAGGAGGCGCACTGCTCTGTGCAGCAGTGGCTGGTGATGAAGGCGGAGGACATCACCACCAAGTCACTGAAGCGCTTCAGGCAGTACATTCTCGACAAAGag AAACCTCCACAGGACAGGGACCCTCCCGCAGCAGCTGCCAGCTCCAGTTCATCAGGGTCCAAAGGTGATGGCGGCTGGGTGGATGACGCTCTGCTGGTGGAAGCTCTCACCTCCTTTGAAAGACAag CAGCTGGGGAAGCTGAGGGTAGAAAAAAGTATCCAGACAAAGAGACCCATCCAGATCCTCCACAGAAGCCAGCCACAGACTATGTTTCACCGTATACTGTAAGTCCCTAG
- the LOC122137917 gene encoding uncharacterized protein LOC122137917 isoform X2, translating to MDPLFPTLCILDTSVPQNRQQCLLKASKEAKALASRNTCYNRNKVQDKKTACEEGNMQSMCSHPMFTLQHRLFFELIVKKKKKKIITISLSSAKKRCQPITLTPSEVQYLGQLQITFGKYNGQSFKWLVENDVGYIKYLLDMHIKERRHHERKASPDEWVKDLLLRYVQLFPQVSCHLEINVDRAIYGQGRFRSFTFLEMWQWYSLHKTLQADPQAGTDHERKMAQEAHCSVQQWLVMKAEDITTKSLKRFRQYILDKEKPPQDRDPPAAAASSSSSGSKGDGGWVDDALLVEALTSFERQAGEAEGRKKYPDKETHPDPPQKPATDYVSPYTVSP from the exons ATGGACCCCTTGTTTCCCACCTTGTGCATTTTAGACACAAGTGTGCCACAAAATAGGCAACAATGCCTTCTTAAGGCTTCAAAGGAGGCTAAGGCACTGGCATCCCGCAACACATGCTATAATAGAAACAAAGTCCAGGATAAAAAGACAGCTTGTGAGGAAGGTAATATGCAATCGATGTGTTCCCACCCCATGTTCACACTGCAGCATAGACTGTTTTTTGAGCttatcgttaaaaaaaaaaaaaaaaaaatcattacaatttctCTGTCTTCAGCCAAAAAGAGATGTCAGCCCATTACCTTGACTCCATCAGAGGTGCAGTACCTTGGCCAGCTCCAGATTACATTTGGCAAATACAACGGCCAAAGTTTTAAATGGCTGGTGGAGAACGATGTCGGCTACATTAAGTA TCTGCTAGATATGCACATAAAAGAACGCCGCCATCATGAAAGAAAAGCGAGCCCTGATGAGTGGGTGAAGGATCTCCTGCTGAGGTATGTGCAGCTGTTTCCACAGGTCTCCTGCCACCTCGAGATCAACGTGGACAGGGCCATTTATGGGCAGGGCCGCTTCAGGTCGTTTACATTCCTGGAGATGTGGCAGTGGTACAGCCTGCACAAGACTCTCCAGGCTGACCCGCAAGCTGGGACCGACCACGAGAGGAAAATGGCACAGGAGGCGCACTGCTCTGTGCAGCAGTGGCTGGTGATGAAGGCGGAGGACATCACCACCAAGTCACTGAAGCGCTTCAGGCAGTACATTCTCGACAAAGag AAACCTCCACAGGACAGGGACCCTCCCGCAGCAGCTGCCAGCTCCAGTTCATCAGGGTCCAAAGGTGATGGCGGCTGGGTGGATGACGCTCTGCTGGTGGAAGCTCTCACCTCCTTTGAAAGACAag CTGGGGAAGCTGAGGGTAGAAAAAAGTATCCAGACAAAGAGACCCATCCAGATCCTCCACAGAAGCCAGCCACAGACTATGTTTCACCGTATACTGTAAGTCCCTAG
- the LOC122137917 gene encoding uncharacterized protein LOC122137917 isoform X1: MDPLFPTLCILDTSVPQNRQQCLLKASKEAKALASRNTCYNRNKVQDKKTACEEGNMQSMCSHPMFTLQHRLFFELIVKKKKKKIITISLSSAKKRCQPITLTPSEVQYLGQLQITFGKYNGQSFKWLVENDVGYIKYLLDMHIKERRHHERKASPDEWVKDLLLRYVQLFPQVSCHLEINVDRAIYGQGRFRSFTFLEMWQWYSLHKTLQADPQAGTDHERKMAQEAHCSVQQWLVMKAEDITTKSLKRFRQYILDKEKPPQDRDPPAAAASSSSSGSKGDGGWVDDALLVEALTSFERQAAGEAEGRKKYPDKETHPDPPQKPATDYVSPYTVSP, from the exons ATGGACCCCTTGTTTCCCACCTTGTGCATTTTAGACACAAGTGTGCCACAAAATAGGCAACAATGCCTTCTTAAGGCTTCAAAGGAGGCTAAGGCACTGGCATCCCGCAACACATGCTATAATAGAAACAAAGTCCAGGATAAAAAGACAGCTTGTGAGGAAGGTAATATGCAATCGATGTGTTCCCACCCCATGTTCACACTGCAGCATAGACTGTTTTTTGAGCttatcgttaaaaaaaaaaaaaaaaaaatcattacaatttctCTGTCTTCAGCCAAAAAGAGATGTCAGCCCATTACCTTGACTCCATCAGAGGTGCAGTACCTTGGCCAGCTCCAGATTACATTTGGCAAATACAACGGCCAAAGTTTTAAATGGCTGGTGGAGAACGATGTCGGCTACATTAAGTA TCTGCTAGATATGCACATAAAAGAACGCCGCCATCATGAAAGAAAAGCGAGCCCTGATGAGTGGGTGAAGGATCTCCTGCTGAGGTATGTGCAGCTGTTTCCACAGGTCTCCTGCCACCTCGAGATCAACGTGGACAGGGCCATTTATGGGCAGGGCCGCTTCAGGTCGTTTACATTCCTGGAGATGTGGCAGTGGTACAGCCTGCACAAGACTCTCCAGGCTGACCCGCAAGCTGGGACCGACCACGAGAGGAAAATGGCACAGGAGGCGCACTGCTCTGTGCAGCAGTGGCTGGTGATGAAGGCGGAGGACATCACCACCAAGTCACTGAAGCGCTTCAGGCAGTACATTCTCGACAAAGag AAACCTCCACAGGACAGGGACCCTCCCGCAGCAGCTGCCAGCTCCAGTTCATCAGGGTCCAAAGGTGATGGCGGCTGGGTGGATGACGCTCTGCTGGTGGAAGCTCTCACCTCCTTTGAAAGACAag CAGCTGGGGAAGCTGAGGGTAGAAAAAAGTATCCAGACAAAGAGACCCATCCAGATCCTCCACAGAAGCCAGCCACAGACTATGTTTCACCGTATACTGTAAGTCCCTAG
- the tmem88b gene encoding transmembrane protein 88 b: MSMNGTLEKGAHHQTLDLSEELPTNSHHHHHHNHTSLQHTNSLASTVPAGTPVGGSGVVVPPPYSAAEAGRGEAPLELRGSLDCWACSVLVTAQNLVIAAINACLAGLVFGLILTPAIVMVVFGFICHSTVRPHGSSPYCSDLLTDGGCVALLVVGFLLVTPLLVLALAAYCRLARHLQLGLCFIPYSRAVYKNLPATQHRGLTGGCCGQRSGKRERKGKVWV; encoded by the exons ATGAGCATGAACGGCACACTGGAGAAGGGGGCTCATCACCAGACCCTCGACCTCTCCGAAGAGCTCCCAACCAACagccatcaccaccaccatcacaaTCACACCAGTCTCCAGCACACAAACTCCTTGGCCTCCACAGTGCCAGCCGGGACCCCAGTAGGTGGGTCTGGAGTGGTTGTGCCGCCACCTTACTCCGCTGCGGAGGCTGGGAGAGGTGAAGCTCCGCTGGAGCTCCGGGGCTCTCTGGACTGCTGGGCGTGCTCAGTGCTGGTGACAGCGCAGAACCTGGTGATCGCGGCCATCAATGCCTGCCTGGCCGGGTTGGTTTTCGGGCTCATCCTAACTCCTGCTATTGTCATGGTGGTGTTCGGCTTCATCTGTCATTCAACG GTGCGCCCGCACGGTTCATCACCATACTGTTCGGATCTACTGACTGACGGTGGCTGTGTGGCTCTGCTGGTTGTGGGTTTCTTGCTAGTGACTCCACTCCTGGTTCTGGCCTTGGCTGCGTACTGCCGGCTTGCTCGTCACCTTCAGCTGGGTCTGTGTTTTATTCCATACAGCCGTGCCGTCTACAAGAACCTTCCAGCTACCCAGCACCGTGGCTTGACAGGGGGCTGCTGTGGACAGCGATCTGGGAAAAGAGAAAGGAAGGGGAAGGTGTGGGTGTAA